CCCAGCGCTTCAACGTCAACTACCTGCCGATTATCAGCTCCGCCCGCGCTTTCCGCGCGCTGTGGAAGCGTGCCTATCACAAGGTCTCCGAACTGATGGCGGCGGTGGTCTATGAAGACCCCTGGCTCGCCGGCGGCCATAACGGCCTGTCCAATGCCGAAGACCCGAACAAGCCCGAGGATCCCTATCCCCGCGTCAAGGCGCTGCGCGACACGATGCGCGCTGAGGGCGTTTCGGACGACGTGCCGATCATCATGGCCGGCGGCGTCTGGTTCCTGCGCGAGTGGGACCACTGGATCGACAATCCCGAGCTCGGCTCGATCGCCTTCCAGTTCGGCACGCGTCCGCTGCTGACGCACGAGAGCCCGATTCCGCAGGGCTGGAAGGACGCGCTGCGCGACCTCGAACCCGGCGACGTGCTGCTCCACCGCTTCTCGCCCACGGGCTTCTATTCGTCGGCGATCCGCAACCCCTTCCTGCGTAACCTCGAGGCGCGCAGCGAGCGGCAGGTGCCCTATTCCAAGGTCGAGGCGGGCGAGCACACGGTGCGGCTCGACGTCGGCGTCAAAGGCAAGAACTTCTGGGTCGCGCCCAAGGACCTCGAGCGCGCACGCAACTGGGCGGCGCAAGGCTGCACCGAAGGGCTGCGCACCCCCGACGACACGATCATCTTCGTGGGTCCGGCCGAGCGCGACGAGATCCGCCAGGATCAGGCCGATTGCATGGGCTGCCTGTCGCACTGCGGCTTCTCGGCGTGGAAGGACCACGACGACTACACCACTGGACGCCTTGCCGATCCGCGGAGCTTCTGCATCCAGAAGACGCTGCAGGACATCGCCCACGGCGGCCCGGTCGACCAGAACTTGGCCTTCGCCGGCCACGCAGCCTACCGCTTCAAGCAGGACCCGTTCTATTCGAACAACTTCACACCGACCGTGAAGGAACTCGTAGACCGCATTCTGACGGGCGACTGAGGCGGTTGCAGGCTAGTTGGCCTGCACCAGAGCATAATCTCTCTGATTACCGACACTCGTCACCCCGGACCTGATCCGGGGTCCCGCATTTTTGCCTCTCCAACCGCGAGGCAGACAGGCAGCGGGATCCCGGGGCGAGCCCGGGATGACGACAAGTGGTCCGGTTGAAGATGATCGCGCGCTAATCGGCCTTTACCAGAATCCGGCCGATTGCTGCGATCAGCGTTTCGAGACCTTGCACGTCGTCCGCATCGAAGCGGGCGGGCGAGGGGCTGTCCAGGTCGAGCACGCCGATCAACTGCTCGCCGACGACGATGGGCACGACGATCTCGGACCGCGAGGCGGCGTCGCAGGCGATATGGCCCGGAAAGGCGTGGACATCGGGCACGCACTGGGTGAGCCGCGTCGCCGCGGCCGTTCCACAGACGCCGTTGCCAATGGGGATGCGGATGCAGGCCGGTTTGCCCTGGAACGGGCCGAGGACCAGTTCGCTGCCGTCATGGCGATAGAAGCCCGCCCAGTTGAGGTCCGGTAACGTTTGCCAGATGAGCGCCGCGATGTTGGCCATATTGGCCACCGGATCGTGCTCGCCTTCCACCAGGCCTTGAGCGGCGGACACCAGGTCGGCGTACATTTCGGGTTTGGACGTCGCGTCGATCTTCAGCTCAAACATCGTCGCTACCTAGGTGCTGCAGGGTTCCGGTTCCAGCCCTAGCTGGCCGGCTCTTCCACCTTCTGCAGCGCATCGTGCAGGTAGAGATCGGTCGGCACCTGCTCCCAGTAACCGAAGTGTGCGATCGTTACGCGCTGCAAAGTCCGCGCCGCATTGCCCGTCGCCGAGCGGGCGTGCTGGACGGCCAGGTTGTCCCAGATCACCAGGTCACCCTCGCGCCAATGGTGTTCGTAGACGTTGTCCGGCGCGTAGAGATAACCGAACAGATCCTCCAGCAGCGCGTCGCTTTCGCCCGGCGCCATTTTCGTGATGCAGGCCGACATGTCGAGATTGACGAAGAGGTAGGGCCGGCAAGTGCCTTCCTGCTTGCCGACCACCGGATGGACGGTCGCCATGTCACCGGGATCGAGATCGGCGAGTGTCGTGCGGCGGCCGAGCATATGGCCGCGCACGTGCAATGCGTTGAGCCCTTCGACTTTGGTCTTGAGCGCGCTAGGCAGCCTGTCCCAGGCCCGCAGCGCATTGGCGAAGCGTGTCGCCGCGGCCCCTTCCGCAACTTCGAGCGCATGCAGCGAGCCGCCGAGGAACGGCGCGGGCACATAGGGAATGTCGTTGTGGAACAGCAGTTCGGCCTTGCCGAGGAAGCCGCCCTCGACGACGTTCGATACCACGTAATTGTCGAGTTCCGTCCGCAGCGCCGGGCCGAACAGGTCGCAGGCCGCCTGTTGCTGTTCGCGGCTGAGCGCTTGCCCGCGGAACAGGATCAGGCCGTCGCGCCGGTAGATGCGCAGCAGGGCGGCGCGCTGGGCCTCACTGAGTGGGGCGGTGAGATCGAGATCGCATTCCCAACCGAAGGGCGCGCCTGCGATCGGCTTGGCACCCGTCAGTTCGTCATCCTCTCGCTCGCTTGCCATGGAGCCTTCTCCTTTGGTTGCAGTCTACGCCGCGGCGGCGCGTGCTGCAAAGTCCGGCTTGGGCCGCAGCGCCGCGAACAGCAGCGCGGCGCCGAGGAAGCCGGGGACCGTCGCCCAGATCACCGGGTTGTATGACTTGCTCACGTCGTAGATGTGGTTGGCGACGAGCGGGCCGATGCCTTGCGCGAGCGTCGTCGTGATCGAGATCACGCCGTAGAACAGTCCGAAGCTGCGCGCGCCCAGGTGCGTGGAGGTCAGGTAGACGATGGCGTTCATCTTCATTCCGCCGGTCAGGCCGTAGGCGATCACCCCGGCCATCGAGGCCCAGAACACACCCGGCGCCAGCAGGAGCGACAGCGGCAGGCCCAGCGAGACGAGCGAGGCGATGATCGCGAGGCGCTGGACGTCGAAGCGATCCATCAGCACGCCGCCGATGAGCCGCCCGATGATGGAGGCGATGCCCATCGACCCGGCGATGGAGACCGCCTCGACGCGGGTGAGGCCCGTGAAGGTCAGTACGGGGACCAGGTTGAGGATCAGTGCCACCCCGGTCATCGCCGCGACCAGCGAGGCGCAGAACAGGATGTAGAGGTTCGCCGAGGCGAAGCCTTCGCGCGGGGTGAGGCCGGCGAGCGACGCCTGGCTGGGCGCGGCTTCGTCGAGCGCGTGGTCCTCGCTGTGCTGACCCGGCAGCCGGGGCACGAACAGCAGGACCAGCGGCGCGACGACCGCGCACCACATCACCGCCAGCGCCAGGAAACCGCTGCGCCAGCCGTGGTTCTCGACGAAGTATTCGGCGATGCCGGGCGCCAGCGCCATCGAGATGCCGGTGCCCGAAATGGTGATCGCGATCGCCATGCCGCGGCCGGCGTGGAAGATCGTCGAGATCGGCGCCATCCACACTGTGGAGGTAAAAGAGCCCGAGATGCCGAAGATCGCCCAGCAGGCCCACCAGTGCCAGAGCTGGTCGCCGATCAATGACATCGAGGCGATGGCGAGGAACGAGCAGATGACGGTGATGATCCCGCAGGTGCGCGAGCCCCACTTGTCGATCAGATAGCCGGCGGGCGTGGCCAGGAACAGGCCCATGACCGAGACCACGGCCGGGCCCGAGGAGATTTGCGCGCGAGTCCAGCCGAATTCCTCTTCGAGCGGCCCGAGCATCACGCCGAACACGGAAGAGAGCAGCGCGGCGAGCGACATGCCCATCGTGGTAGCGGCGACGAGCGGCCAGTACTTTCGCCATTCGCCCAGGGACGAGCCCGCTTGCATCGTTGCCATCAGGCCTGTTGCTCCTGCTTGGTGAAATCGGGGTAGGGCCCGAGCGAAAGGTAGAACAGCGCGGCAATCGCCAGGAACGGCACGGCGGTCCACATTACCGGGGTATAGGATTTCGTGAGGTCGTAGACGTAGTTGGCGACCAGCGGCCCGAGGCCGACGCCCAGCGCGATCGCGGTGTTGATCGCGCCGTAGAGCGTGCCGAAAGCCCGCGCGCCGAAGTGGCGGCTGGCGAGATAGGCGACGGCCGGCACCTTGGCACCGCCCATCAGCCCGTAGATCGCGACCCCGGTCGCGGCGGCCGCGGGCGAGCCGGGCGCGAGCAGCAGCAGCGCGGGCAGGGCGATCGCCCCGGCCGAGGACAGCGCGGCGATCGTGCCGGCGCTCATCCGGTCCATCAGCCAGCCACCGGCGATCCGGCCGGTGATGGTCGCCACGCCGATCACCCCGGCTACCGCTGCGGCCGTCGCGGGCGTCAGCCCGGTAAAGCGCAGCACCGGCACGAGATTGAGGATCAGCGCGACCCCCGCCGACATCGAGAGGAAGGCCGCGAGCGCCAGCTTGTAGAACTTGGGCGAGGCGAAGCCCTCTCGCGCGGTGAGGCCGGGGAGGGGAGCGCTCGGTTCCTGCGTTGCCTGTGTCGCGGCTTTGGGCCTGCCGGCGCCGCGGAAGAACAGCAGAATCAAGGGCAGCGCCACCGCCGCCCAGATCGCGCCCAGGCCAATATAAGCGCCGCGCCAGCCGTATTCGGCGAGGAGGTGGTTGGCGACGATCGGCACCAGCGAGGTGCTGATCCCCGACCCGCTCAGGGTAATGGCGACGGCGAGCCCGCGGCCCGTCTGGAACAGGCTGGAGATCGGCGTGAGCCACACCGTGGGCATGGCCGCTGCCGAAAGGCCGACGACGATCCACAAGCACCACCACTGCCAGAGCTCGCCTGCCACTGCCGACATCATTGCCACGCCCGCGCACATCAGCGTCGCCGCGACGATCCCGACGAAGCGCGCGCCCAGCCGGTCGATCGCGAGGCCGGCCGCGGTCGCCAGGAAGAACGCCATGAACGAGACGAGCGAGGTGCCGAGCGAGATCTGCGTCCGGCTCCAGCCGAATTCCTGCTCGAGCGGCTCCATCATTACGCCGAGCGACGACACGCTGACGGCGGAAAGCGAAACGCCCGCCGCGGCAGCCAAGACGACAGTCCAGTGGGCGCGCCATTCGGCACTCGCCGTGGCGGGTATGGTTTCCGGCAATCGCGTCTCCCTTGTCGATCGCATTGGTCCCAATTGCGCGGCGGCCTGTCAATCGCCGACCAAGCGCTTTTTTGTTTCGCACGGCAGTCCCGCGGGGTCAGACGGCAGTGGCCATCGTGCAACAGGCGGGCAGCGATTGCGCGAGCAGACAAGGCGGCGCACTTGACACTCTGGTTACATATGCGAAGAATTGCAGCCAGACAGGGCTGGAATTCGGGTTTTCAATTTAAAATGCGTGTCGCGCATTGCGAGTTCGCCATGGTGGTCGCAAAACTTGACAGTCGTCAAATATGGCCCACACTGGTATCAATGAAGACATAATTGGAGCTTGGCGGAACACCGCCATTCCATCGGTAGAGAGGAAGCCCGTTGGCCGCGAAACAGCGGCGGCGGCCTGAAGGTGGGGGGGTTACATGAATAGCAATCTTAGGCGGAATATCGCGCTCGCAGCGACCGCGATGGGCGTAGTCCTGACGACGCCGGCTTTTGCGCAAGATACCGGCGGCAGCGATATCGTCGTCACGGCACGCCGCGTCGAAGAGCGCCTGCAGGACGTGCCGATCTCGATCACGGTGTTCAACCAGCAGCAGCTGAGCAACCGGAACATCGTCAACAGCGCGGATCTTGCGACCTATACCCCTTCGCTGGCTGTCAACAGCCGATATGGCCCCGACAAGGCAGCATTCGCGATCCGCGGTTTCTCGCAGGATCTCAACACGGTGCCGACGGTCGCGGTCTATTTCGCCGACGTCGTGGCTCCGCGCCTCCAGTCGAACATCCAGAGCGGCAACGGCGCCGGTGTGGGCAGCATGTTCGACCTCCAGAACGTGCAGGTGCTGAAAGGCCCGCAGGGCACCCTGTTCGGCCGCAACACCACCGGCGGCGCCATCCTGCTGGTTCCGCAGAAACCGACCGACAAGCTCGAGGGTTATGTCGAAGGCACGGCCGGCAACCATGATCAATGGCGTGTCCAGGGTGTGATCAACATCCCCCCTGAGCGACACTATCCGTTTCCGCGCCGGCGTCGATCGCAACACGCGCGAAGGTTATCTGAACAATCGCTCGGGAGTCGGGCCGAAGGACTTCAATAACGTCAACTACTGGGCGGCGCGTGCCAGCCTCGACATCGATGTCACGCCCGACATCGAGAATTATACGATCTTCACTTACTCCCGCTCGCGCACGAACGGCTGGGTGGGCAAGTTGGCCTATGTCAACAACGGCACCGGCACCGGCAAGGCAGCCATCGCGGGTTCGGCCGCGATTCTGATCGCTGGCGGACGGAATCAGGCGATCGCCGAGGCCGGATACGGCCGCTACGATGTGGAGAGCAACACTCCTGATCCTTACGTGATCAGCCGTCAGTGGCAGGCGATCAACACCACGACCTGGAAGGCGAGCGACACCATCACGGTCAAGAATATCTTCAGCTACGGTGAATCGCGGGAAGCCTATTCCTCGAACCTCAGCGGCGATACCGGCGTGATTACCGGTCTCGGCACGTTCCCCTTTGTCATCACCTATCCGGGCAAGAACGGTGCCCAGGGCAACGAGCGGACGATCACCGAAGAACTGCAGCTTCAGGGCCGGACGAGCGATGGCGCCCTGACCTGGCAGGTCGGCGGCTATCTTGAGCACAGCAATCCGATTGGCCAGCAGGAACAGTTCACGCAGATATTCACGTCGCCGTGCATCGACGTTTACGCCTTCAAGTGCGCGCCGCTGGTTGCGTTCGGCAACTTGTTCGGCCAGATCGGCGATGCCAGGAACAACTATTACTACAAGAACTATGGCCTGTATGCGCAGGCGACCTACAAGTTTACCGAACAGCTCAGCGTTACCGCCGGTATCCGCAACACCTGGGATTGGGAAAAGGAAACCGCGAACAACGTCAAGGTCACGACCTCGACTGCAGGGCCGACCGCCTACGGCACGGCAACCTCGCCTTACAGTTGTTCACGCGCCGGAGCTTCGCAGCTCAGTCCGCCGCCTGCAGGCTCGGCTGCGCTGTTGACCAACGGGGCGTGCACGCGGACCTTCATCCTACCGATGAAAGGCACGCCGACCTGGCTCAT
The window above is part of the Novosphingobium sp. G106 genome. Proteins encoded here:
- a CDS encoding nitronate monooxygenase family protein, yielding MSFKGLKPILYGGREVWPLIEGGKGVSATNHASSGAWAAAGGIGTVSAVNADSYDAEGKIIPQIYNALTRKERHEELIKYAIDGAVEQVKRAYEIAGGKGAININVLWEMGGAQQVLEGVLEKTRGMVAGVTCGAGMPYRLSEIAQRFNVNYLPIISSARAFRALWKRAYHKVSELMAAVVYEDPWLAGGHNGLSNAEDPNKPEDPYPRVKALRDTMRAEGVSDDVPIIMAGGVWFLREWDHWIDNPELGSIAFQFGTRPLLTHESPIPQGWKDALRDLEPGDVLLHRFSPTGFYSSAIRNPFLRNLEARSERQVPYSKVEAGEHTVRLDVGVKGKNFWVAPKDLERARNWAAQGCTEGLRTPDDTIIFVGPAERDEIRQDQADCMGCLSHCGFSAWKDHDDYTTGRLADPRSFCIQKTLQDIAHGGPVDQNLAFAGHAAYRFKQDPFYSNNFTPTVKELVDRILTGD
- a CDS encoding GAF domain-containing protein gives rise to the protein MFELKIDATSKPEMYADLVSAAQGLVEGEHDPVANMANIAALIWQTLPDLNWAGFYRHDGSELVLGPFQGKPACIRIPIGNGVCGTAAATRLTQCVPDVHAFPGHIACDAASRSEIVVPIVVGEQLIGVLDLDSPSPARFDADDVQGLETLIAAIGRILVKAD
- a CDS encoding TauD/TfdA family dioxygenase; its protein translation is MASEREDDELTGAKPIAGAPFGWECDLDLTAPLSEAQRAALLRIYRRDGLILFRGQALSREQQQAACDLFGPALRTELDNYVVSNVVEGGFLGKAELLFHNDIPYVPAPFLGGSLHALEVAEGAAATRFANALRAWDRLPSALKTKVEGLNALHVRGHMLGRRTTLADLDPGDMATVHPVVGKQEGTCRPYLFVNLDMSACITKMAPGESDALLEDLFGYLYAPDNVYEHHWREGDLVIWDNLAVQHARSATGNAARTLQRVTIAHFGYWEQVPTDLYLHDALQKVEEPAS
- a CDS encoding MFS transporter: MATMQAGSSLGEWRKYWPLVAATTMGMSLAALLSSVFGVMLGPLEEEFGWTRAQISSGPAVVSVMGLFLATPAGYLIDKWGSRTCGIITVICSFLAIASMSLIGDQLWHWWACWAIFGISGSFTSTVWMAPISTIFHAGRGMAIAITISGTGISMALAPGIAEYFVENHGWRSGFLALAVMWCAVVAPLVLLFVPRLPGQHSEDHALDEAAPSQASLAGLTPREGFASANLYILFCASLVAAMTGVALILNLVPVLTFTGLTRVEAVSIAGSMGIASIIGRLIGGVLMDRFDVQRLAIIASLVSLGLPLSLLLAPGVFWASMAGVIAYGLTGGMKMNAIVYLTSTHLGARSFGLFYGVISITTTLAQGIGPLVANHIYDVSKSYNPVIWATVPGFLGAALLFAALRPKPDFAARAAAA
- a CDS encoding MFS transporter; the encoded protein is MPETIPATASAEWRAHWTVVLAAAAGVSLSAVSVSSLGVMMEPLEQEFGWSRTQISLGTSLVSFMAFFLATAAGLAIDRLGARFVGIVAATLMCAGVAMMSAVAGELWQWWCLWIVVGLSAAAMPTVWLTPISSLFQTGRGLAVAITLSGSGISTSLVPIVANHLLAEYGWRGAYIGLGAIWAAVALPLILLFFRGAGRPKAATQATQEPSAPLPGLTAREGFASPKFYKLALAAFLSMSAGVALILNLVPVLRFTGLTPATAAAVAGVIGVATITGRIAGGWLMDRMSAGTIAALSSAGAIALPALLLLAPGSPAAAATGVAIYGLMGGAKVPAVAYLASRHFGARAFGTLYGAINTAIALGVGLGPLVANYVYDLTKSYTPVMWTAVPFLAIAALFYLSLGPYPDFTKQEQQA
- a CDS encoding TonB-dependent receptor plug domain-containing protein is translated as MNSNLRRNIALAATAMGVVLTTPAFAQDTGGSDIVVTARRVEERLQDVPISITVFNQQQLSNRNIVNSADLATYTPSLAVNSRYGPDKAAFAIRGFSQDLNTVPTVAVYFADVVAPRLQSNIQSGNGAGVGSMFDLQNVQVLKGPQGTLFGRNTTGGAILLVPQKPTDKLEGYVEGTAGNHDQWRVQGVINIPPERHYPFPRRRRSQHARRLSEQSLGSRAEGLQ
- a CDS encoding TonB-dependent receptor domain-containing protein translates to MFTYSRSRTNGWVGKLAYVNNGTGTGKAAIAGSAAILIAGGRNQAIAEAGYGRYDVESNTPDPYVISRQWQAINTTTWKASDTITVKNIFSYGESREAYSSNLSGDTGVITGLGTFPFVITYPGKNGAQGNERTITEELQLQGRTSDGALTWQVGGYLEHSNPIGQQEQFTQIFTSPCIDVYAFKCAPLVAFGNLFGQIGDARNNYYYKNYGLYAQATYKFTEQLSVTAGIRNTWDWEKETANNVKVTTSTAGPTAYGTATSPYSCSRAGASQLSPPPAGSAALLTNGACTRTFILPMKGTPTWLIDLDYKPTPDILVYVKYARGYRAGGINEANVGGEVWKPEKIDDYEVGLKTTFGGAVRGNLNIAGFWNEFKNQQYTVSIPACTAVTPGCTSPAPTGINGVVNLDKSRVRGFEIEGSIYPVEPLRIDFGYSYLDAKVLKSGASSCDATRYLCASATFPVPGTRLLFAPKNRFTVSGTYTLPFDEEKIGKVSIGATFVHTDKQFNSHSNDDFFAGHAIPYNASISPATNLLNLNLNWEKVGGSALDLGIFATNVTNKYYYVAATSSISTIGSEYIMLGEPRMYGWRAKIHFGQ